In Amycolatopsis methanolica 239, a single genomic region encodes these proteins:
- a CDS encoding DUF4118 domain-containing protein yields the protein MDVEKEPPRRGELRIYLGAAPGVGKTYAMLGEARRRLDRGTDVVAGLVETHGRAKTAALLEGIEAVPRRRMTYRGRDFEELDVDAVLARAPEVAIVDELAHTNVPGSRNEKRWQDIEELLAAGIDVLSTVNVQHLESLSDVVERITGVAQQETVPDDVVRRAEQVELVDITPEALRRRLAHGNVYPAERIDAALGNYFRTGNLTALRELALLWVADQVDVALQRYRAEQRITDTWETRERVVVAITGGRESETLIRRGSRIATRAGAELLVLHVLRGDGLSALGHVETGRYRKLTDQLGGTFHTVVGDDVPTALLDFARGVNATQLVLGTSRRSRVARLFDEGIGATVVQRSGQIDVHMVTHDEAGGRLRSWLGRRSPLAPSRLLAGWVLAFLAPALATLTGVLLRRELDFSTDVVGYFLATVVVALVGGLGPALVAALLSAGLLNFFFTEPLYTLTVHAQSNVITLVAMVLVGVLVALVVDRAARRATQAAQARTEAALLASYARTVLTNAEPLPRLLEKVRENFGMECVVLLEKRDGKWQAVEHAGVNPCGKPDEADVDIPVTADVHLTLRGRALPAADRRALEAAAGQALLALRQQRMAAAQAEAERQAEATQLRTALLSALGHDLRTPLTSIKAAIGSLRAQDIDLSPEDTEELLEAAEESTDRLARLVNNLLDSSRLATGAVRTHLRPVGYDEVVAHALSNVDGSESVSVEVDERLPAVMADPGLLERVIANVLDNALRHGGGPVAVRGSAYAEWVELRIVDHGRGLKKGMAEAAFAPFQRLGDRDATPGVGLGLSVAKGFTEAMGGTIRAEDTPGGGLTVVVALKACQAPDVVPVVLKEVAP from the coding sequence GTGGACGTGGAGAAGGAACCGCCGCGCCGGGGCGAGCTGCGCATCTACCTCGGCGCGGCGCCCGGCGTCGGCAAGACCTACGCCATGCTGGGCGAGGCGCGGCGCCGCCTCGACCGCGGCACCGACGTGGTCGCCGGGCTGGTCGAGACCCACGGCCGGGCGAAGACAGCGGCGCTGCTGGAGGGCATCGAGGCGGTGCCGCGGCGGCGGATGACCTACCGTGGCCGCGACTTCGAGGAGCTGGACGTGGACGCGGTGCTCGCCCGCGCCCCCGAGGTGGCCATTGTGGACGAGCTGGCGCACACCAACGTGCCCGGCTCGCGCAATGAGAAGCGCTGGCAGGACATCGAGGAGCTGCTCGCCGCGGGGATCGACGTGCTGTCGACCGTGAACGTGCAGCACCTGGAGAGCCTGAGCGACGTCGTGGAGCGCATCACCGGCGTCGCGCAGCAGGAGACCGTGCCCGACGACGTCGTGCGCCGGGCGGAGCAGGTGGAGCTGGTCGACATCACGCCGGAGGCGTTGCGGCGGCGGCTCGCGCACGGCAACGTCTACCCGGCGGAGCGGATCGACGCCGCGCTGGGCAACTACTTCCGCACCGGCAACCTCACCGCCCTGCGCGAGCTGGCGCTGCTGTGGGTGGCCGACCAGGTGGACGTGGCGTTGCAGCGCTACCGCGCCGAGCAGCGCATCACCGACACGTGGGAGACGCGGGAGCGGGTGGTTGTCGCGATCACCGGCGGCCGGGAGAGCGAGACGCTGATCCGGCGCGGCAGCCGCATCGCCACCAGGGCCGGGGCGGAACTGCTGGTGCTGCACGTCCTGCGCGGCGACGGCCTGTCCGCGCTCGGGCACGTCGAAACCGGCCGGTACCGCAAGCTCACCGACCAGCTGGGCGGCACGTTCCACACCGTCGTCGGCGACGACGTGCCGACCGCGCTGCTGGACTTCGCACGCGGCGTCAACGCGACGCAGCTCGTGCTGGGCACGTCCCGGCGGTCGCGCGTCGCGCGGCTGTTCGACGAGGGCATCGGCGCGACGGTGGTGCAGCGGTCCGGGCAGATCGACGTGCACATGGTCACCCACGACGAGGCGGGCGGGCGGCTGCGGTCGTGGCTGGGCAGGCGCAGCCCGCTGGCGCCGTCGCGGCTGCTGGCCGGCTGGGTGCTGGCGTTCCTCGCGCCCGCCCTGGCCACGCTGACCGGCGTGCTGCTGCGCCGGGAGCTGGACTTCTCCACCGACGTGGTCGGCTACTTCCTCGCCACGGTGGTGGTCGCGCTGGTCGGCGGGCTGGGTCCGGCGTTGGTCGCGGCGCTGCTGTCGGCCGGGCTGCTGAACTTCTTCTTCACCGAACCGCTCTACACCCTGACCGTGCACGCGCAGAGCAACGTGATCACCCTGGTCGCGATGGTCCTGGTCGGGGTGCTGGTCGCGCTGGTCGTGGACCGGGCGGCGCGGCGGGCCACCCAGGCGGCGCAGGCGCGCACGGAGGCGGCGTTGCTGGCGTCCTACGCGCGCACGGTGCTGACGAACGCCGAGCCGTTGCCGCGGCTGCTGGAGAAGGTGCGCGAGAACTTCGGTATGGAATGCGTGGTGCTGCTGGAAAAGCGCGACGGGAAGTGGCAGGCGGTCGAGCACGCCGGCGTCAACCCGTGCGGCAAGCCGGACGAGGCCGATGTGGACATCCCGGTCACCGCGGACGTGCACCTGACGTTGCGGGGCCGGGCGTTGCCGGCGGCGGACCGGCGGGCGCTGGAGGCGGCGGCCGGGCAGGCGCTGCTCGCGTTGCGGCAGCAGCGGATGGCGGCGGCACAGGCGGAGGCCGAGCGCCAGGCCGAGGCGACCCAGCTGCGCACGGCGTTGCTGTCCGCGCTGGGCCACGACCTGCGCACGCCGCTGACCTCGATCAAGGCCGCGATCGGCAGCCTGCGCGCGCAGGACATCGACCTGTCGCCGGAGGACACCGAGGAGCTGCTGGAGGCGGCGGAGGAGTCGACCGACCGGCTCGCTCGGCTGGTGAACAACCTGCTCGACTCGTCGCGGCTGGCGACCGGGGCGGTGCGGACGCACCTGCGGCCGGTCGGCTACGACGAAGTGGTGGCGCACGCGCTGTCGAATGTGGACGGTTCGGAGTCGGTGTCGGTCGAGGTGGACGAGCGGCTGCCGGCGGTTATGGCCGATCCGGGGCTGCTGGAGCGGGTGATCGCGAACGTGCTGGACAACGCGTTGCGGCACGGCGGCGGTCCGGTGGCGGTGCGGGGTTCGGCGTACGCGGAGTGGGTCGAGCTGCGGATCGTGGATCACGGGCGCGGCTTGAAGAAGGGGATGGCGGAGGCGGCGTTCGCGCCATTTCAAAGGCTCGGGGACCGGGACGCGACGCCCGGGGTCGGGCTCGGGTTGTCCGTCGCGAAAGGATTCACCGAGGCCATGGGCGGCACGATCCGGGCGGAGGACACGCCTGGTGGAGGGCTCACGGTGGTGGTGGCGCTCAAGGCGTGCCAGGCTCCCGACGTGGTGCCGGTGGTGCTGAAGGAGGTGGCTCCGTGA
- a CDS encoding response regulator: MTEQTGTVLVVDDEPQIVRALRINLTARGYKVVTAHDGAAALRAVAETKPDVVVLDLGLPDIDGTDVITGLRGWTTVPIIVLSARGESPDKVKALDLGADDYVTKPFGMDELLARLRAAVRRSTVPSAEGEALIETESFTLDLLAKKVHRDGVEVHLTKTEWGVLELLVRNRGRLVAQKQLLREVWGPGYENESHYLRVYLAQLRRKLEREPSRPRHLITEPGMGYRFEA, encoded by the coding sequence GTGACCGAGCAGACCGGCACGGTGCTGGTGGTCGACGACGAGCCGCAGATCGTGCGCGCGCTGCGGATCAACCTGACCGCGCGCGGGTACAAGGTGGTGACCGCGCACGACGGGGCCGCGGCGCTGCGGGCCGTGGCCGAGACGAAACCGGACGTCGTGGTGCTGGACCTGGGGTTGCCGGACATCGACGGCACGGACGTGATCACCGGGCTGCGCGGGTGGACCACGGTGCCGATCATCGTGTTGTCCGCGCGCGGCGAGTCGCCCGACAAGGTCAAGGCGCTTGACCTGGGCGCGGATGATTACGTGACGAAGCCGTTCGGGATGGACGAGCTGCTCGCCAGGCTGCGCGCGGCCGTGCGGCGCTCCACGGTGCCGTCCGCGGAGGGCGAGGCGCTGATCGAGACCGAGTCGTTCACGCTGGACCTGCTGGCGAAGAAGGTGCACCGCGACGGGGTCGAGGTGCACTTGACGAAGACCGAGTGGGGGGTGCTGGAGCTGTTGGTGCGCAACCGGGGCCGCTTGGTGGCGCAGAAGCAGCTGCTGCGGGAGGTGTGGGGGCCGGGGTACGAGAACGAGTCGCACTACCTGCGGGTCTACCTGGCGCAGCTGCGGCGGAAACTGGAGCGGGAGCCGTCCCGGCCGAGGCACCTGATCACCGAGCCCGGCATGGGGTACCGCTTCGAGGCTTGA
- a CDS encoding acylphosphatase, giving the protein MITLRIRKASGRIGDVTGEKDAVRLTAWVGGRVQGVGFRWWTRCRALELGLVGSARNLDDGRVRVLAEGSRDNCQQLLDSLRSTSSPGRVDQVVEHWSPAQGGLDGFVEE; this is encoded by the coding sequence ATGATCACCCTCCGCATTCGGAAAGCTTCCGGCAGGATAGGGGACGTGACGGGTGAAAAGGACGCCGTCCGGCTCACGGCGTGGGTCGGCGGACGGGTTCAGGGAGTGGGTTTCCGCTGGTGGACCAGGTGCCGGGCGCTCGAGCTCGGCTTGGTCGGCAGCGCGCGCAACCTCGACGACGGGCGTGTTCGGGTATTGGCGGAGGGTAGTCGGGACAACTGTCAGCAGCTACTTGACTCCCTTCGCTCAACATCATCACCCGGTCGTGTGGATCAAGTCGTCGAGCACTGGTCGCCGGCGCAGGGCGGACTGGACGGCTTCGTCGAGGAGTGA
- the smc gene encoding chromosome segregation protein SMC — translation MHLKSLTLKGFKSFASATTLRFEPGITCVVGPNGSGKSNVLDALRWVMGTQGAKDLRGGKMEDVIFAGTSGRAPLGRAEVTLTIDNADGALPIEYSEVSITRRMFRDGASEYEINGSSCRLLDIQELLSDSGIGREMHVIVGQGQLAQILESKPEERRAFIEEAAGVLKHRKRKEKALRKLTAMQANLDRLNDLTAELRRQLKPLGKQAEIARKAQAVQAELRDSRLRLLADDLVTQREAIAREEADENAARARRAEVEQALELAGAEEAQLEAMVAEDAPRLNAAQDTWFKLSALGERLRGTVRLAVERQRHLSADVETSSGGRDPEELLAEAEQVAEREAELNEAVMIARETLAEAVLRREELEHEVQAAEKAHMAAVRAIADRREGLAKLTGQVEALRSKNSATSDEIDRLTAAIDEAAARAELAVEELEEARAEGGVEESDDADLQDRHDRAVQANQAAKARVEELVKAERQAEREIASEKARVDALSMGLRRKDGAGELLGASDQLPGLLGSVAALLSVETGYEVALAAALGPVADAVAVQGGDEAIAALKFLKDNDSGRAGVLLGGAPYTVDTSSWPSLPDGARWARDVVTAPEPLRPAVERALDRIAVVDTLETARQLVAAHPEVSAVTAEGDVFGSHWAVGGSGRSESVIEVQAAVDEARDRLMAAERRLEQTAAELEGARAEQQARREEVAQAKEALSEAKVRKARSSERLNRLQQAARSAEAEVTRLRDQRAKVEASREQALASLAELEERLAAVAEQPVDEDPDTSARDEAAERLAAVRQEEVESRLALRTSEERARSIAGRADSLRRAAHAERAARERAEKARAARARGAEIAAAVVDAGELALERIELSVQRAAAERDEAQAVRQQREAALTQVRNKVRELTHELEKLTDAVHRDEVLRAEQRLRLEQLETKIAEDFGIGLEDLVAEYGPDVPVPPSAQEMAEYEEAKANGEQVSAPPSIPYDRSTQERRAKRAERDLATLGKVNPLALEEFAALEERYKFLSTQLEDLKATRKDLLTVIKEVDDKILEVFTSAYHDVAREFETVFSVLFPGGDGRMVLTEPDDMLATGVDVEARPPGKKVKRLSLLSGGEKSLVAVAMLVAIFRARPSPFYVMDEVEAALDDTNMRRLIGLLEQLRESSQLIIITHQKPTMEIADALYGVSMQGDGITKVISQRLRQEA, via the coding sequence GTGCATCTCAAGAGCTTGACGCTGAAGGGCTTCAAGTCCTTCGCCTCGGCTACCACCTTGCGGTTCGAACCGGGCATCACCTGCGTCGTCGGCCCGAACGGGTCGGGGAAGTCGAACGTGCTCGACGCGCTGCGCTGGGTGATGGGCACGCAGGGCGCGAAGGACCTGCGCGGCGGCAAGATGGAGGACGTCATCTTCGCCGGCACCTCCGGCCGCGCCCCGCTCGGCCGCGCCGAGGTCACGCTGACCATCGACAACGCCGACGGCGCCTTGCCGATCGAGTACAGCGAGGTCTCGATCACGCGCCGGATGTTCCGCGACGGCGCCAGCGAGTACGAGATCAACGGCAGCTCGTGCCGTCTGCTGGACATCCAGGAGCTGCTGTCGGACTCCGGCATCGGCCGCGAGATGCACGTCATCGTCGGCCAGGGGCAGCTGGCGCAGATCCTGGAATCCAAGCCGGAGGAGCGCCGCGCCTTCATCGAGGAGGCCGCGGGTGTGCTCAAGCACCGCAAGCGCAAGGAAAAGGCGCTGCGCAAGCTCACCGCGATGCAGGCGAACCTGGACCGCCTGAACGACCTGACCGCCGAGCTGCGGCGCCAGCTCAAGCCGCTGGGCAAGCAGGCCGAGATCGCTCGGAAGGCGCAGGCCGTGCAGGCCGAGCTGCGGGACTCACGGCTGCGCCTGCTGGCCGACGACCTGGTCACCCAGCGCGAGGCGATCGCGCGCGAGGAGGCGGACGAGAACGCCGCCCGCGCCCGCCGCGCCGAGGTCGAGCAGGCGCTCGAACTCGCCGGCGCCGAAGAGGCCCAGCTGGAGGCGATGGTCGCGGAGGACGCGCCGCGCCTCAACGCCGCGCAGGACACCTGGTTCAAGCTGTCCGCCCTCGGCGAGCGGCTGCGTGGCACGGTGCGGCTGGCGGTGGAGCGGCAGCGGCACCTGTCCGCCGACGTCGAGACCTCGTCGGGTGGCCGCGATCCGGAGGAGCTGCTGGCCGAGGCCGAGCAGGTCGCCGAGCGCGAGGCCGAGCTGAACGAAGCGGTGATGATCGCCCGCGAGACGCTCGCCGAGGCCGTGCTGCGCCGCGAGGAACTGGAGCACGAGGTCCAGGCCGCGGAGAAGGCCCACATGGCCGCGGTGCGCGCGATCGCCGACCGGCGCGAGGGCCTGGCGAAGCTCACCGGCCAGGTCGAAGCGCTGCGCAGCAAGAACAGCGCGACCTCCGACGAGATCGACCGCCTCACCGCGGCCATCGACGAGGCCGCGGCGCGTGCCGAGCTGGCGGTCGAGGAGCTGGAGGAGGCCAGGGCCGAGGGCGGGGTCGAGGAGTCCGACGACGCCGACCTGCAGGACCGGCACGACCGCGCGGTGCAGGCCAACCAGGCCGCCAAGGCCCGCGTTGAGGAGCTGGTCAAGGCCGAGCGGCAGGCCGAGCGCGAGATCGCGTCGGAGAAGGCGCGGGTGGACGCGCTGTCGATGGGGCTGCGGCGCAAGGACGGCGCCGGTGAGCTGCTCGGTGCGAGCGATCAGCTGCCCGGGCTGCTCGGGTCGGTCGCCGCACTGTTGTCGGTCGAGACCGGTTACGAGGTCGCGCTCGCCGCGGCGCTCGGCCCGGTCGCCGACGCGGTCGCGGTGCAGGGTGGCGACGAGGCGATCGCGGCGCTGAAGTTCTTGAAGGACAACGACTCCGGCCGTGCCGGCGTGCTGCTCGGCGGCGCTCCGTACACAGTGGACACCTCGTCCTGGCCGTCGCTGCCGGACGGCGCGCGCTGGGCCCGGGACGTCGTCACCGCGCCGGAGCCGCTGCGTCCGGCGGTGGAGCGCGCGCTGGACCGGATCGCGGTGGTGGACACTCTGGAGACGGCGCGGCAGCTGGTCGCGGCGCACCCGGAGGTCAGCGCCGTGACCGCCGAGGGCGACGTGTTCGGCTCGCACTGGGCCGTCGGTGGTTCGGGCCGAAGCGAGAGTGTCATCGAGGTGCAGGCCGCGGTCGACGAGGCGCGCGACCGGCTGATGGCCGCGGAACGCCGCCTGGAGCAGACGGCCGCCGAGCTGGAGGGCGCCCGCGCCGAGCAGCAGGCCCGGCGTGAAGAGGTGGCCCAGGCGAAGGAAGCGCTGTCCGAGGCGAAGGTCCGCAAGGCCAGGTCGTCGGAGCGGCTGAACCGGCTGCAGCAGGCCGCGCGGTCCGCCGAGGCCGAGGTGACGCGGCTGCGGGACCAGCGCGCGAAGGTCGAGGCCAGCCGCGAGCAGGCGCTGGCCAGCCTGGCGGAGCTGGAGGAGCGGCTGGCCGCGGTCGCCGAGCAGCCGGTGGACGAGGACCCGGACACCAGCGCGCGCGACGAGGCCGCGGAGCGGCTGGCGGCGGTGCGCCAGGAGGAGGTCGAGTCGCGGCTGGCGCTGCGGACCTCCGAGGAGCGGGCACGCAGCATCGCCGGCCGCGCGGACTCGTTGCGGCGGGCCGCGCACGCGGAGCGCGCGGCGCGGGAGCGGGCCGAGAAGGCGCGGGCGGCGCGGGCCCGTGGCGCGGAGATCGCCGCGGCCGTGGTCGACGCGGGTGAGCTGGCGCTGGAGCGGATCGAGCTGTCGGTGCAGCGGGCCGCCGCCGAGCGCGACGAGGCGCAGGCCGTGCGCCAGCAGCGCGAGGCCGCGCTCACCCAGGTGCGTAACAAGGTTCGTGAGCTGACCCACGAGCTGGAGAAGCTGACCGACGCGGTGCACCGGGACGAGGTGTTGCGCGCCGAGCAGCGCCTGCGGCTGGAGCAGCTGGAAACGAAGATCGCCGAGGACTTCGGCATCGGCCTGGAGGACCTGGTCGCCGAGTACGGCCCGGACGTGCCGGTGCCGCCGAGCGCGCAGGAGATGGCCGAGTACGAGGAGGCCAAGGCGAACGGCGAGCAGGTCAGCGCCCCGCCGTCGATTCCGTACGACCGCAGCACCCAGGAGCGGCGTGCGAAGCGGGCCGAACGGGACCTCGCGACGCTGGGCAAGGTCAACCCGCTGGCGCTCGAGGAGTTCGCCGCGCTGGAGGAACGGTACAAGTTCCTGTCCACCCAGCTGGAAGACCTGAAGGCGACCCGCAAGGACCTGCTCACGGTCATCAAGGAGGTCGACGACAAGATCCTCGAGGTCTTCACGTCCGCCTACCACGACGTCGCCCGCGAGTTCGAGACGGTGTTCTCGGTGCTCTTCCCCGGCGGCGACGGCCGGATGGTGCTGACCGAGCCGGACGACATGCTCGCGACCGGTGTGGACGTCGAGGCCCGCCCGCCGGGCAAGAAGGTCAAGCGTCTGTCGCTGCTGTCCGGTGGGGAGAAGTCGCTGGTCGCGGTCGCGATGCTGGTCGCGATCTTCCGCGCGCGCCCCTCGCCGTTCTACGTGATGGACGAGGTCGAGGCCGCGCTGGACGACACCAACATGCGGCGCCTGATCGGCCTGCTGGAGCAGCTGCGGGAGTCCTCGCAGCTGATCATCATCACGCACCAGAAGCCGACGATGGAGATCGCGGACGCCCTCTACGGAGTCAGCATGCAGGGCGACGGCATCACGAAGGTGATCAGCCAGCGCCTGCGCCAGGAGGCCTAG
- a CDS encoding glycoside hydrolase family 172 protein: MIVVVGLVLALVVGVPAGAAPAPGASDKGPVGWDVYRSIDGLARMRPGEQVKQFSSFDRAGNNDDGFAGTYSCLRDEANGDCLLADARGAGEVSSIWFTYESTSVAAIGRIKIELDGKVVLQGSLQDIVNGAKGAPFVWPLVGNSADTMGGAAIKVPMPYTTSMRITTENNPHFYHVTYRQFADAAGVRTFNPADKATDVIQRLRGFGVRDPKPVAPGARVQSAAVDVPGGSAASIPLPSGARRITQLYLRLPQVIAAPGLSDDGRAYGAGGSSFTATVAPENDGVRITRRVDAGIGEQRADLLVGGRPAGQFYSGPARAGGGWLDQVVEVPADLTRNRSQVQVATRFVSSAEDVNEFRYEVHSKVGGRWERTDVLDLGHNHPNEEAVHGYRVDGERWAGLRRFRYPADPGQATASEAALEGLRLRLTFDGQTTVDAPVGEFFGSGLGKYASRTLLHAIDTTENGAFTAWWPMPYARSAVAELVNTSGAPVTGGSLEVTSAPDSGVTAGLRDGTLGYFHATHHRAATVSGQDWNFLTAQGRGVFYGVTSSMRGGIPPGQNQLNHLEGDERMYPNGSASPAIHGTGSEDFYESGWYFQDGRDGGVEGVPYAMPQAGLVSREDASDGCRYVCLNAYRLMIGDGVPFGNGIEFDIEHGDRSSMPADYSSTAYWYGQSTPSMSQSDVVEVGDDASRSQHGYSAPGETRESLTSAFEGKGDRTPVTGTTTATTQPVTFTARVDQSNGGLRLHRVSDQAQAFQHARVFVNDRLVGDWYQPLGNTHSRWLEDSFDIPASATTGQTSVQVRLEPVAGAPAWSASRYTVFSQGAPPQPAQD; encoded by the coding sequence GTGATCGTCGTGGTCGGGCTGGTTCTCGCACTCGTCGTCGGTGTTCCCGCCGGTGCGGCGCCTGCTCCCGGGGCGAGCGACAAGGGACCCGTGGGCTGGGACGTCTACCGATCGATCGACGGGCTCGCCCGGATGCGGCCCGGTGAGCAGGTCAAGCAGTTCTCCAGTTTCGACCGCGCGGGCAACAACGACGACGGTTTCGCCGGCACCTACTCGTGCCTGCGCGATGAGGCCAACGGGGACTGCCTGCTCGCCGACGCGCGCGGGGCGGGCGAGGTGTCCTCGATCTGGTTCACCTACGAGTCGACGTCGGTCGCCGCGATCGGGCGGATCAAGATCGAGCTGGACGGCAAGGTCGTGCTGCAGGGTTCGTTGCAGGACATCGTGAACGGCGCGAAGGGTGCGCCGTTCGTGTGGCCGCTGGTGGGGAACTCGGCCGACACCATGGGCGGCGCGGCGATCAAGGTGCCGATGCCGTACACGACGTCGATGCGGATCACCACCGAGAACAACCCGCACTTCTACCACGTCACCTACCGGCAGTTCGCCGACGCCGCGGGGGTGCGCACGTTCAACCCGGCCGACAAGGCCACGGACGTCATCCAGCGCCTGCGCGGGTTCGGCGTGCGCGACCCGAAACCGGTGGCGCCAGGAGCGCGGGTCCAGTCGGCCGCGGTCGACGTCCCGGGCGGGTCCGCGGCCTCGATCCCGCTGCCATCCGGCGCGCGGCGCATCACGCAGCTCTACCTCCGGTTGCCGCAGGTCATCGCGGCCCCCGGGCTGTCCGACGACGGCCGCGCGTACGGCGCGGGCGGTAGTTCGTTCACCGCGACCGTGGCCCCGGAGAACGACGGCGTGCGGATCACCCGCCGCGTCGACGCCGGCATCGGCGAACAACGCGCGGACCTGCTGGTCGGCGGGCGCCCGGCAGGCCAGTTCTACAGCGGGCCGGCCCGCGCCGGCGGCGGCTGGCTGGACCAGGTCGTCGAGGTGCCCGCGGACCTCACCCGCAACCGGTCCCAGGTGCAGGTCGCGACCAGGTTCGTGTCCTCCGCCGAAGACGTCAACGAGTTCCGCTACGAGGTGCACAGCAAGGTTGGCGGGCGGTGGGAGCGCACCGACGTGCTCGACCTCGGCCACAACCACCCCAACGAGGAGGCCGTGCACGGGTACCGGGTGGACGGTGAGCGGTGGGCCGGACTGCGGCGCTTCCGCTACCCGGCCGACCCCGGACAGGCCACGGCGTCCGAGGCCGCGCTGGAGGGTCTGCGGCTGCGGCTGACCTTCGACGGGCAGACCACGGTCGACGCCCCGGTCGGCGAGTTCTTCGGCTCCGGGCTCGGCAAGTACGCGTCGCGGACCCTGCTGCACGCCATCGACACCACCGAGAACGGTGCGTTCACGGCGTGGTGGCCGATGCCCTACGCCCGCAGCGCGGTGGCGGAACTGGTCAACACCTCGGGCGCGCCGGTCACCGGCGGCAGCCTGGAGGTGACCTCCGCGCCGGACTCGGGCGTGACCGCGGGCCTGCGGGACGGCACCCTCGGCTACTTCCACGCGACCCACCACCGGGCCGCGACGGTGTCCGGTCAGGACTGGAACTTCCTCACCGCGCAAGGGCGGGGCGTGTTCTACGGGGTCACCTCCAGCATGCGCGGCGGCATCCCGCCGGGGCAGAACCAGCTGAACCACCTCGAAGGCGACGAGCGGATGTACCCGAACGGCTCGGCCAGCCCGGCGATCCATGGCACCGGGTCCGAGGACTTCTACGAGTCCGGCTGGTACTTCCAGGACGGCCGCGACGGCGGGGTCGAGGGCGTGCCGTACGCGATGCCGCAGGCGGGGCTGGTCAGCCGGGAAGACGCGAGCGACGGCTGCCGGTACGTGTGCCTCAACGCCTACCGGCTGATGATCGGCGACGGCGTGCCGTTCGGCAACGGCATCGAGTTCGACATCGAGCACGGCGACCGGTCGTCGATGCCTGCCGACTACAGCTCGACCGCGTACTGGTACGGGCAGAGCACGCCGTCGATGAGCCAGAGCGACGTGGTCGAGGTCGGCGACGACGCGAGCCGGTCGCAGCACGGGTATTCGGCGCCCGGCGAAACACGCGAGTCGCTGACGTCGGCGTTCGAGGGCAAGGGGGACCGCACACCGGTCACCGGGACCACGACGGCCACCACCCAGCCGGTGACGTTCACCGCGCGGGTGGACCAGTCCAACGGCGGCTTGCGGTTGCACCGGGTTTCCGACCAGGCCCAGGCGTTCCAGCACGCGCGGGTGTTCGTGAACGACCGGCTCGTCGGCGACTGGTACCAGCCGCTGGGCAACACGCATTCGCGGTGGCTGGAGGACAGTTTCGACATCCCGGCCTCGGCGACGACAGGCCAGACCTCGGTGCAGGTGCGGCTGGAACCGGTCGCGGGCGCGCCGGCCTGGTCGGCGTCGCGCTATACGGTCTTCTCGCAGGGCGCGCCGCCCCAGCCCGCGCAGGACTAG
- a CDS encoding maleylpyruvate isomerase N-terminal domain-containing protein produces the protein MDANALLSTAQECAEFLSGQLHRDWSAAIPEMDMTVAQVVAHIADCVHWYSYDLAAGPVELSTMEAKVRPESEPAELVVTLGTTAKVLAAMVATSSPDARGWHPWGIADASGFAAMACDELLVHTSDAARGLGVEFSPTPRLAAAALYRLFPWTPMDTDPWPTLLWANGRASLPGHPRLTKWRWHCAPLSEWDGSAPIS, from the coding sequence ATGGATGCGAACGCCCTGCTGTCCACCGCGCAGGAGTGCGCGGAGTTCCTGTCGGGGCAACTGCACCGCGACTGGTCGGCGGCGATTCCGGAGATGGACATGACGGTCGCGCAGGTCGTCGCCCACATCGCGGACTGCGTGCACTGGTACTCCTACGACCTCGCCGCCGGGCCGGTCGAGCTGTCGACCATGGAGGCGAAGGTGCGGCCGGAGTCCGAGCCGGCCGAGCTGGTGGTCACGCTGGGCACGACGGCGAAGGTGCTGGCCGCGATGGTCGCGACCAGCTCGCCCGACGCCCGCGGCTGGCACCCGTGGGGCATCGCCGACGCGTCCGGTTTCGCGGCCATGGCGTGCGACGAGTTGCTGGTGCACACCTCCGACGCGGCGCGCGGTCTGGGCGTGGAGTTCTCGCCGACGCCCCGCCTGGCGGCCGCCGCGCTGTACCGGTTGTTCCCGTGGACGCCGATGGACACCGACCCGTGGCCCACCTTGCTGTGGGCCAACGGGAGGGCGTCCCTGCCGGGCCACCCGAGGCTGACGAAGTGGCGGTGGCACTGCGCGCCACTGTCCGAATGGGACGGTTCAGCGCCGATCAGCTAG